The Alkalihalobacillus sp. LMS6 genomic interval ACCCCACCTCTTTTACTGTCTTCCTCATTCCCTTAATTTCTCAAAACCAAACGATAGTCATTGTTACAGTTCTCCTACTCGTGGTAAAATGGACAAGAACTTTCCAGTGGAAGAGGTTAAACGATGAAAAAATGGCTCTATTCCTTTATTATTGTGTTCGTAGTCCTTATTGGGGTAGCGGTTCTATTGTTTGAACAAAATGATCGTTTTCGACAAGGGTTATACACAGCGATGATTGCTGAAGACCAAATTCCTGAAAGCTATATTCCAGTTTATCAAGAAGCTGGAAAAACGTATGAAATTCCGTGGGAACTTCTTGCATCGGTCCACCGTGTTGAAACCATCTTTTCTACTATGGATCCGATGGAAAGTCCAGTCGGTGCACTTGGTCACTTTCAGTTCATGCCACGAACATGGATTGGATGGACTTATCCCGGTGTAGATGATATTGGTAATGTAGATGATCACGTTGACATTACAGATGTTGCATTAATTGAAGAACACAATGGCTATGGAACAGATGCCACTGGCAATGGCGAGGCAGATCCGTTTAATTTGCACGATTCAGCTCATGCGGCTGCTCGTTTTTTATCTGAACATGGCGCAATAGACGGCGAGTATGAAGAAGCGCTTTTCTCTTATAATCGCAGTGATGCATACGTAGAAGAAGTCATGCATTATTTTGAAACGTATAAAGAGAGTTACGAACCGATTGAACTAAATGGCAATCAAGAATCACATGAAGCGAATTAAAAAGGTTGTCCTCTCTGTCTCAGCAGAAAGGACAACCTTTTTTATTGAATCGTAATTGGCTCTTCTTCAACAAACTCCACTGGCGATGAAGGCACATAGCTTGCTGGTTTTTCTCTAGAAGTGGTTGAATCTGTTTCTTCTTCACAAGCACTTAAAAACAAAAGCGCACATACCACAGGGACCCAAAGTAAAAAAAGACGGCTTTTACATTTTTTGTTCATTAATACTAGGCTCCACAGTAATTGTGACGTTCCCATGCAAAGCTTTTGAAATCATACATGATTGTTCTGCAGCATACGCAAGTTTTAGCGCCTGAGCTCGATCATGCTCGTTTATAATTGTTAACACTGGTCTATGAATGATTTCCTTAAACGTAAACACTTGCTTGCTTACGTCAACTTTTGCTTCTGAAGAAAGTGTTAATGAAGCTTTTTCAATATGGGCGCGCTCTAACATTGCCGCATAGGTGATGACAAAGCATGTTGCCGCCGCTCCAAGTAACATTTCATCAGGGTTTGTTCCTTCTCCAGGTCCATTCATTTCTTTTGGGATTGAAATAGTCGATTGAAGAGCACCTGTTTTAATTTCACCTGTACTGTTCCGTCCACCATTCCATGTGCATTCAAGAAAAAACTGATGCAGCATATTTACACATCCTTACATGCGTTACATTCTATCCATAGCATAGCACGCACATAATGAAATAAACAATTGATAATCCTTATATTTATAAAGCTTCAATTTTAACGGATACCGTAATTGTATTACCGCTTCCTTTATACGTTCCTTTTAGTGGAGAAACATCTAAATAGTCTCGCCCACACGCTACACGGATATGATGATTTAATACCCGTTCACCATTTGTAGGATCAAATCCTACCCAACCATATCCAGGTACATAGCCTTCTACCCACGCATGACTTTCATCCGTATCCAAAACAGACGCGCGGTCAGACGAGTATACATACCCACTCACATACCGTGCTGGTATGCCTAGTGCCCGAAGAAAGCCAATCATCATATGGGCCTTATCTTGACAAACACCACTCTTTAAATCAAATGATTGTTCAGCACTTGTATTTACGTTCGTACTGCTTTTATTGTAGTCGATCTGTGCATACACCCAGTCTAAAGCATCATTTATAATTGTGAAAATATCATTCGTCACATTGATAGCGCTCATCATCGTTTTCACTTGATCAGAACGCAGTTGCGTTAAATAAGATTGTTGTAAAAACGGACTGCATTTCAATCGTAACGGCTCGTTCAGCGGTAAATAAGATCTTACAGGCATGTCGTTCCCCTCGTTAAATTCGTTTCTGTTAACAGAAACAATGGATTCCGCACGAACCGTTAATGAGTGGTGTGGTTCCGACACATAAAATTCTGTAACGCTATTGTCCCAAATATCTTGATAGTGGGTTTGCCGAAACACTGGATCGATAAATAGATGAAACGATCGTACTTGTTGCCCCTCGTCTTCCTTAGGTTTAAGTCGTGCATAATTATGACTTGCACTTGATAATGATTGATACCGAAACAAACTTACGTGATTAACTTGAAATATCACGAATGGATACCCACCTTTTCTACTAACTCACTTGAAGCTTTTCATAATGACGGTTAAACGTAAGAATACAAGAAGATAATTCCATTTCCATATCCTCTAATTCTTTTAAACCGTCCGTAATATCTTTAATTTGTTGAGTAAGAAAATAAGAATAGCTTGTTCCGCTTTCCTTATCGATTCGTTTAATCGAAACAAGTAATTTCTCAACACAGTAAAGAATTGAGCACGGGAAATTCGACTTGTTCAATATAAACTCAATGACATACGAAGGATGCATAATTGGCTGATGTTCACGAAGATATGCAGCAGAACCATTTACAAATTGTAACGCTTGCGTCATGTAATACCCCGACAACTCTGGATTTTCTTTAGATTTTTTGCAAAGGGCAAGCAAAATTCGTACAGTGAAATCTGCTCGTTCAATCCACTTACCAATTTTGATCATTCGGTAATCATTTCCCCGTGTGACCGTTGACTCAATAATGCCTTGGGCGGATAATGAAGTCATTTTCACTTGATGCAACAAATGTTGAATCTCCGGAGCTGAGATATTAAGGTGTTTCTTTTCGTTCATTAATAGATGAAACCCGTTAATAATCATCCAAAAGTCATCACTTAAGTGATCCCGTGTGGTGCGTGCATTTTCACGAGCAATTCGTACACAGTTATAGATAGAATTCGGGTTTTTTTCTGAAAAAAGTAGAAAGTTTGTTACATCCGTCACATTGAGCTGATTTTGTTCTGCTACACGGAATGCATCTTCTTCAGATGCTGAAATCGATACAATTGTTTCAAGTTCACTTTTAATGATCTCTTCTTGATTAGATGTTTCTAAAACGGTCGTTAATTCTGTAGCAAGTAACCCTGCAATTTTTTCCGATCGTTCTATATTTCTGGACATCCAGTATAAGGAGTCAGCCGTTCTTGTTAACATTATATACGCCTCCTACGATTTTAAAATCCACGTGTCTTTTCCACCGCCACCTTGAGATGAGTTAACGACAAGCGATCCTTTTTTTAACGCCACTCGGGAAAGCCCTCCAGGTATGACATGCGTTTTCTTTCCGTTAATAACGAATACGCGTAAATCAATATGTGCTGGGTAAAATTCATTTTTCTGAAAAACAGGCGCCCGCGATAATTGAATGGTCGGTTGTGCAATATATTGAGAAGGTGTGGCCCGTATTTTCGCTTTAAATTGTTCTTTTTCATCTTCTGAAGCGTGTGGACCGATTAACATATCATAGCCACCTGAAGCACCCACATTTTTGATCACAAGTTCCGATAAGTGTTCAAGTACCCAATCTCTTTGAGAATCGTCATCTAGTAGATACGTATCTACGTTTGGAATAATCGGTTTTTCGCCTAAGTAGTAAGAGATAATTTTCGGGACGTACGCATAGATTGCTTTGTTATCAGCTAATCCATTACCGATTCCGTTTAGAATCGCCACATTTCCTTTTTTATAAACATCAATTAATCCTGGTACACCTAACATTGACTCTTTTAAAAAGACAGTTGGATCCAAATACTCATCATCAATTCTTCGGTAAATAACGTCTACCTTCTTCAATCCATAAATTGTTCGCATATATACATGTTGATCTTCTACAAGTAAATCCGGTGCCTCCACTAAATCGATGCCCATTTGTTGAGCTAAAAAGACATGATCATAGTAGGCTGAATTATACACACCTGGTGTTAAAAGAACGGCAACGGCTTTGCCTTCTTTTTTTCGCGGAGAATAGTCTAATAGTGCGTCGCGTAAATGATTTAACTGATCTTCGAGCGTGTATAAGTGGTAATTTTCGAAAAATTCAGGGTAAACTTGACGCATAACAAATCGATTTTGATACACATATGACAATCCAGAAGGATTTCTCAAATTATCTTCAAGCACACGATACGTTCCATGCTGATCGCGAATTAAATCAATACCAGCTAAAAAAATACGCTGTTTTAACGGCACCTCTGTTTTGTGTAAAGCATTTAAAAAAGTTAAATTGTCAGCTAATAATGAAGAAGGTACAACATTATCATTTATAATTCGCTGTTCACTAAATAAATCTTCTAAAAACAAATTTAGTGCTTTAACACGTTGTTTCATGCCCTTTTCAATCATTTCCCATTCACCATTTGGCATGATAATCGGAATGAAGTCAAACGGCATCGTCCGCTCGGTACCTTCAGAATCTTTATAAACAGTAAATGTAATTCCCTGCCTAAGAAATGATGCTTGCGCTTGCTCGCTCTTCTCTTGAAGTTGTTCCAAATCAAAGTCTGAAAGAATATCGTGAAAGTCTTTGTAATGTTTTTTTACAGTTCCGCTCTCTCCAAACATTTCATCGAAATATTTTGTCCCATTGTTGTACTCGAGCTTTATCAATGCATATGCTCCTCCACTACTCTTTTTTTATTTCTAGTTCCTTATTCCTTAAAAATAAGAAAATAAAACCTATTTTTGTAAAATAGTAAAAAAACTTCTTAATCATGTCGATAAGTGTTTTAAAAGATTGTAAATAAATGAAGATTTTTTACACGAATGGTACTAGCAAGATCGTTTGTAACATTCGTCTGACTCTTATGGGAACAGCACGCTTCCGAAGAAAATAGAGCGTTTTTTTCGGAATGGCTGTGTCCGTGCCTGTGGAGAGCGTTCGCCTTACAAATCGATCGTACGTCTTTTTCGCATCACTTCGCAATGTTGAAGTTGGTTCATTCAAAGTGCTTTCTGTATAGATGAAAATATTTTTTAAATTTTTTTAACATACAGGTTTAAAGGTTAAGAAAACGGGAACAAGGGTGTATAGTAAATTGCAAAAAGCGAGGGATATACATGATACAACAATTAAATGATCAACTGTTAATCGAGGCTTGTGAACTTGCCGAGGAAAGAAAACTTAATCATGATTTTATAGAGTTGTTAAGAAATGAATTAGAACGAAGAGGTTTGGGTGTCTCGAGCTAAAGCGAAAATAATCTCTTTTTCTTGCCCAGTTAATTCACGGTTTAACTTTTCCTTAAATTCAACAACTAGAATTCGGAACGTTTGTTCTACATCTATCTTCAACATCATCACATCTTTCTATTCATTCAATCGACATCTATAGACAATATTCCCAATTATTCTATATTTAAACCTTTTTACATAAGGACTGATAAAGTCCTTTTTATTTTTATTCAATCGATTTGAAGTAGAGAACGCTTTCACACAGGCAAATACGACACCGTTTCCTCACTGTCACTTTTAAACCCACATCACATTATGCAAGAAAAAAAGCCTTCAACAGTTGAAGACTTTTCTTAGCCCTAGTGGTTTGCATGGATTCACCCCACGCTACAATCCAATTATCGATTTGTGATAGTCTCTGGGTTCATGTCATGATTCATTAAACGATAGTTCGCCATTTCTTCAAACTTCGTCCCGGCTTTCCCATAATTACAATAAGGATCAATGGAAATGCCTCCTCTTGGAGTAAATTTTCCCCAGACCTCAATGTATCGTGGGTCCATTAATTTGATTAAGTCATTCATAATTGTATTAACGGAATCTTCATGAAAATCGCCATGATTACGAAAACTAAACAAATAAAGTTTTAGCGATTTGCTTTCAACCATTTTCACGTCCGGTATATAACTTATATAGATTGTAGCGAAATCTGGCTGATGCGTTTTCGGGCATAATGTCGTAAACTCAGGACAGTTAAACTTCACCATATAGTCTCGGTTTGGGTGTTGGTTATCAAATGTTTCTAGTACGTCTGGATGATATGTGAATGAGTACGCGGTCCCTTGATTTCCGAGAAGCGTCACATCATTTAATGTTTCTTCGTTTCTTCCTGCCATCTCTTCTTCCTCCTATACGCCTCGTTTATTTCCCCATAAAAACGTGTGAAGTTGGGGTAAAACGCGTACATGCTTCATATCTTGATCATGCATCGTCCATTCAATGAGTTGCTCATATTGCTCCAATAACGTTTGTAAAAGTTCTTGATCATCTAGTAAATGAGGATCTTCATTTCCAACTTGTAAATAAAAATCATACTGAGGAAATAGAGCGTGAACGTGCTTAGCGTACGCATAGTCTTCACGATTAAACACAACCACTTTCAAACTTACTTGTTGTGTATGTAAGTTTGCTAAGTGGTTTTCAAGCTGTTGCCAATTGGTCTCCATGCCAGAACTAGGTGGTTTAGGGCTAATCGTTACCGCATCAATTTCTTTTAACCAGTCTTGCCAAATCGATCCTTGGGTTTCGACGGCAGTTTGAATACCACGGCTTTTTAAAAGAGAAACAAGATCACCTAACCCTTTATGCAGAGCCGGATTTCCACCTGAAATCGTCACATGACCAAAGGCATTAGGAGCTAAACTCTCCAACCGATCCAAAATTTGTTCTGGTGTTAATGCTTCACTCTTACCTGTTCCGTCCCAAGTAAAAGCAGAGTCACACCATGAACAACGGTAATCACAACCTCCAGTCCGCACAAACATTGTTTTTTGACCAATAACCGCTCCTTCTCCTTGAATGGTTGGTCCGAACATTTCTAATACAGGAATAGGCTTACTCATGAGAAGCTCGTTTCGGTCGATACACAACATAGCTTGTTGGTGTTTCACGAACAAATACTTGTATGCATGTCGGGCGATTGTCTAGTTGTTCTAATTTTGTTTCGATAAGATCATAAATGGTTTTGGCCACAAATTCAGTTGACGGTGGCGTATCTTGAAAATGACTATCGTTATTTAACAACTGATGATCAAAGCGGTCATGAATCGTTTCTTTTAACTGCTTAAAATCAACGAGAAAACCAGCTTCGTCTAATTCATCTCCAGCGATGGTTACATTTATCATGTACGTATGTCCATGGACGTGTTGGCATTTTCCTGCATCTTTATGATTAATGAAATGCGCGGCCGCCACGTGCATATCTTTGTTTAGTTCAAATGTATAGGGATGCGGTGTACTAGGATAAATTTGTTGTATCATACGTGCGCCTCCTTATTTTGTAAATAAGACTCGAGACCACGGCGTCTTAATTTACAAGAAGGGCATGCGCCACAACCGTCACCTATTACCCCTTCATAACATGTTAAGGTTTGGTTTCGCACATATGCCAATTTTCCTAATTGATCAGCAAGTGCCCACGTTTCTTCTTTATTCAACCACATTAATGGCGTATGAATAACAAACTGGTCATCCATTGCAAGATTTAACGTTACATTCAGTGATTTAATGAACATATCACGACAATCTGGATACCCACTAAAATCTGTTTCGCAGACGCCAGTAATAATATGTTTTGCGCTTAGTTCTTTTGCGACGATCGCTGCAAAGGAAAGGAAGAGATGATTTCGACCAGGAACAAATGTGTTCGGCAACCCGCCGTCTCCTCCTTCATCAATGCTCATTTCTGGATTCGTTAAGGCGTTAGCGTTCAACTGTGAGAGTAATTGCAAATCAATCACTCTTGCCTGAACACCCGCATCATTTGCAATCGCTTTGGCAACATCAATTTCTTGTTTATGGCGCTGACCGTAGTCAAAGATTAGTACAGAAACGTCGCTAAACTGTTTGAGTGCCCAAAAAAGACACGTCGTACTATCTTGTCCACCACTAAAAACAACAATCGCTTTTTCATTTTTCATGCTTCATTTCTCCTTTTTGAGAACGAGCATTCGATCACTCCTGAAACTTGTTTAGTTTTTTATAGAGGGAGTTCGCGAACCTCTTTCAATTTTTAATGAACGTTCATTGTACCATTTAACAAAAGTGATTTGTTTGCAAAACATGAATTTGTTCGTTATTCTACAAAGGTATCGTCACGAATTTGACAATGAGGTGATTCTAGTGGATTTTGAAACAAAATTAGCAAACTATGCAGATTTAGCTGTTCGGGTTGGCGTTAATATTCAAAAAGATCAAACTCTATACATTCGAACGCCGATGCATGCGGCACCGTTTGTTCGCGAAGTTGCGAAAAAAGCGTATGAAGCAGGTGCCAAACATGTTCGGGTTGAATGGAGCGACGAAGAATTAACGAAGATTAAATATCAATATGCACCTGAAGAAGCATTTAGTGACTTTCCACAGTGGCAAGCGGACGTTCTCGTAAAAGAAGCCGAGCATAATGCAGCGTTTTTAAATATTGCTGGTTCTGATCCTGACTTACTAAAAGGAGTCGATCCAGAGCGAATTGCAACTGCAAATAAAGCTTCTGGTCAAGCTAACAGCACATTTAGACGGTACATTCAGTCTGATAAAGTGAGCTGGTCCATTGTTGCGGTCCCTTCAGAAAAATGGGCGGAGAAGGTATTTCCTGATAAAGAAGGTGAAGATGCGATTCACTCGCTATGGGAAGCTA includes:
- a CDS encoding lytic transglycosylase domain-containing protein, coding for MKKWLYSFIIVFVVLIGVAVLLFEQNDRFRQGLYTAMIAEDQIPESYIPVYQEAGKTYEIPWELLASVHRVETIFSTMDPMESPVGALGHFQFMPRTWIGWTYPGVDDIGNVDDHVDITDVALIEEHNGYGTDATGNGEADPFNLHDSAHAAARFLSEHGAIDGEYEEALFSYNRSDAYVEEVMHYFETYKESYEPIELNGNQESHEAN
- a CDS encoding SACOL1771 family peroxiredoxin, producing MLHQFFLECTWNGGRNSTGEIKTGALQSTISIPKEMNGPGEGTNPDEMLLGAAATCFVITYAAMLERAHIEKASLTLSSEAKVDVSKQVFTFKEIIHRPVLTIINEHDRAQALKLAYAAEQSCMISKALHGNVTITVEPSINEQKM
- a CDS encoding transglutaminase family protein, with translation MIFQVNHVSLFRYQSLSSASHNYARLKPKEDEGQQVRSFHLFIDPVFRQTHYQDIWDNSVTEFYVSEPHHSLTVRAESIVSVNRNEFNEGNDMPVRSYLPLNEPLRLKCSPFLQQSYLTQLRSDQVKTMMSAINVTNDIFTIINDALDWVYAQIDYNKSSTNVNTSAEQSFDLKSGVCQDKAHMMIGFLRALGIPARYVSGYVYSSDRASVLDTDESHAWVEGYVPGYGWVGFDPTNGERVLNHHIRVACGRDYLDVSPLKGTYKGSGNTITVSVKIEAL
- a CDS encoding alpha-E domain-containing protein; translated protein: MLTRTADSLYWMSRNIERSEKIAGLLATELTTVLETSNQEEIIKSELETIVSISASEEDAFRVAEQNQLNVTDVTNFLLFSEKNPNSIYNCVRIARENARTTRDHLSDDFWMIINGFHLLMNEKKHLNISAPEIQHLLHQVKMTSLSAQGIIESTVTRGNDYRMIKIGKWIERADFTVRILLALCKKSKENPELSGYYMTQALQFVNGSAAYLREHQPIMHPSYVIEFILNKSNFPCSILYCVEKLLVSIKRIDKESGTSYSYFLTQQIKDITDGLKELEDMEMELSSCILTFNRHYEKLQVS
- a CDS encoding circularly permuted type 2 ATP-grasp protein; translation: MFGESGTVKKHYKDFHDILSDFDLEQLQEKSEQAQASFLRQGITFTVYKDSEGTERTMPFDFIPIIMPNGEWEMIEKGMKQRVKALNLFLEDLFSEQRIINDNVVPSSLLADNLTFLNALHKTEVPLKQRIFLAGIDLIRDQHGTYRVLEDNLRNPSGLSYVYQNRFVMRQVYPEFFENYHLYTLEDQLNHLRDALLDYSPRKKEGKAVAVLLTPGVYNSAYYDHVFLAQQMGIDLVEAPDLLVEDQHVYMRTIYGLKKVDVIYRRIDDEYLDPTVFLKESMLGVPGLIDVYKKGNVAILNGIGNGLADNKAIYAYVPKIISYYLGEKPIIPNVDTYLLDDDSQRDWVLEHLSELVIKNVGASGGYDMLIGPHASEDEKEQFKAKIRATPSQYIAQPTIQLSRAPVFQKNEFYPAHIDLRVFVINGKKTHVIPGGLSRVALKKGSLVVNSSQGGGGKDTWILKS
- the sda gene encoding sporulation histidine kinase inhibitor Sda, with the protein product MQQLNDQLLIEACELAEERKLNHDFIELLRNELERRGLGVSS
- the queF gene encoding preQ(1) synthase, whose protein sequence is MAGRNEETLNDVTLLGNQGTAYSFTYHPDVLETFDNQHPNRDYMVKFNCPEFTTLCPKTHQPDFATIYISYIPDVKMVESKSLKLYLFSFRNHGDFHEDSVNTIMNDLIKLMDPRYIEVWGKFTPRGGISIDPYCNYGKAGTKFEEMANYRLMNHDMNPETITNR
- the queE gene encoding 7-carboxy-7-deazaguanine synthase QueE is translated as MSKPIPVLEMFGPTIQGEGAVIGQKTMFVRTGGCDYRCSWCDSAFTWDGTGKSEALTPEQILDRLESLAPNAFGHVTISGGNPALHKGLGDLVSLLKSRGIQTAVETQGSIWQDWLKEIDAVTISPKPPSSGMETNWQQLENHLANLHTQQVSLKVVVFNREDYAYAKHVHALFPQYDFYLQVGNEDPHLLDDQELLQTLLEQYEQLIEWTMHDQDMKHVRVLPQLHTFLWGNKRGV
- the queD gene encoding 6-carboxytetrahydropterin synthase QueD, coding for MIQQIYPSTPHPYTFELNKDMHVAAAHFINHKDAGKCQHVHGHTYMINVTIAGDELDEAGFLVDFKQLKETIHDRFDHQLLNNDSHFQDTPPSTEFVAKTIYDLIETKLEQLDNRPTCIQVFVRETPTSYVVYRPKRASHE
- the queC gene encoding 7-cyano-7-deazaguanine synthase QueC: MKNEKAIVVFSGGQDSTTCLFWALKQFSDVSVLIFDYGQRHKQEIDVAKAIANDAGVQARVIDLQLLSQLNANALTNPEMSIDEGGDGGLPNTFVPGRNHLFLSFAAIVAKELSAKHIITGVCETDFSGYPDCRDMFIKSLNVTLNLAMDDQFVIHTPLMWLNKEETWALADQLGKLAYVRNQTLTCYEGVIGDGCGACPSCKLRRRGLESYLQNKEAHV